In Malus sylvestris chromosome 16, drMalSylv7.2, whole genome shotgun sequence, the following are encoded in one genomic region:
- the LOC126609232 gene encoding F-box protein At5g07610-like has product MQQFYRISIQNNENTFKSPSKHPEFIRGLPRSLKILQSCNGLLLCCTSHEITNLRSTPTYYVLNPTTNHFVALANSPYATNSTSLLGVALAFDPSKSIHYKVICVQCIAGSVVSFQIEIYSSETRNWTLRKSTFDRPFHIDFSHGVYFNGAINWISRTSRLLHYHLDHEEGHGLVSRPPDYNVFRKREYIYFGESRGHLHLIEIYRPCFTQFDVMEMGRDYSGWFVKYHVDLDTITAKFPEMVPQHNLDDPSEENWYYEFVVLFLVREENEEETAMFLYIPCKVISYNLLDRTCKTACELTLKGKRSLQIGWRDTYHCMETLACV; this is encoded by the coding sequence ATGCAACAATTCTACCGCATATCAATTCAGAACAACGAAAACACATTTAAGTCTCCATCGAAACATCCTGAGTTCATCCGAGGTCTACCTAGAAGCCTTAAGATTTTACAGTCTTGCAATGGCTTGCTCTTGTGTTGTACCTCTCACGAAATTACAAACTTGAGAAGTACCCCAACATATTATGTACTCAATCCCACAACCAATCATTTCGTAGCTCTCGCTAATtcaccatatgctactaattccaCAAGCCTTTTGGGGGTTGCTTTGGCTTTTGACCCTTCCAAATCGATTCATTACAAGGTTATCTGCGTCCAGTGCATTGCTGGATCTGTTGTATCATTCCAAATAGAGATATATTCGTCTGAGACTCGAAATTGGACGCTTCGAAAGTCTACTTTCGATAGGCCATTCCATATTGACTTCAGCCATGGGGTGTACTTCAATGGTGCAATTAATTGGATCAGCCGTACAAGTAGGTTGTTGCACTATCACTTAGATCATGAAGAGGGTCATGGATTGGTGTCTAGGCCTCCAGATTACAATGTTTTTCGCAAGCGGGAGTATATATATTTTGGGGAGTCACGTGGCCATTTGCACCTCATTGAAATTTATAGGCCTTGTTTTACTCAATTTGACGTGATGGAGATGGGGAGGGACTACTCTGGCTGGTTTGTCAAGTACCATGTTGATCTTGATACAATAACCGCCAAGTTTCCGGAGATGGTTCCGCAACATAATCTTGATGATCCTAGTGAAGAAAATTGGTACTATGAGTTTGTTGTTCTCTTTCTTGTTcgagaagaaaatgaagaggaGACAGCTATGTTCTTGTATATTCCTTGTAAAGTCATCTCTTATAATCTTTTAGATAGAACCTGTAAGACAGCTTGTGAGTTAACTCTCAAAGGCAAGAGATCTTTGCAAATTGGGTGGCGAGATACTTATCATTGTATGGAGACTTTGGCTTGCGTGTGA